One segment of Trypanosoma brucei brucei TREU927 chromosome 8, complete sequence DNA contains the following:
- a CDS encoding p-nitrophenylphosphatase, putative, which produces MASVSSGVPLTAPSAQKLLQSVKYILLDVDGVVWSGPRVLPNIPQTLQYLRSLGKEIRFLTNNASVSRSSLAQLFRQRGIEGVKESEVYNSGYAAALRLRRICGAAEGNQERQEGNEPTSDKRLVRGNVFVIGEEGLHEELQRVLAPGYITYGMELHDAEKVGGYNSANAATAWKERILPAPLRQLKPPDGITDYGRGISLTDLSPVAVVVGLDLHFNMLKLAYASLCLHRGAGSNTDSEGDRIGGDRDRTPDKGLQKPVCFIATNEDPQIPIGEEGLLLPGAGGMVSALRTVSGRNPDAVCGKPHVDMARIMFEAEGITDARQCLMVGDRLTTDIAFGNAAGCRTLFVLSGAESMADIARAKSTGDSQLLPEFVAPSLASLMPDARDD; this is translated from the coding sequence ATGGCTAGCGTGTCATCAGGAGTTCCCCTCACCGCCCCGTCAGCGCAAAAACTATTGCAGTCTGTGAAGTACATCCTTCTCGACGTGGATGGCGTAGTGTGGTCGGGGCCGCGTGTGCTTCCCAACATTCCGCAGACATTGCAGTATTTGCGCTCACTTGGGAAGGAGATCCGCTTCCTCACGAACAACGCCTCCGTGTCGCGCAGCAGTCTCGCGCAGTTGTTTAGGCAGCGCGGCATTGAGGGCGTTAAAGAGAGTGAAGTGTACAACAGTGGCTATGCTGCCGCCCTGAGGCTGCGCCGCATTTGTGGCGCTGCAGAGGGTAATCAGGAGCGGCAAGAGGGGAACGAACCAACTAGCGATAAGAGGCTGGTGAGGGGAAATGTATTTGTTATCGGCGAGGAGGGTCTTCATGAGGAGCTGCAGCGTGTTCTTGCGCCAGGGTACATTACGTATGGGATGGAGTTACACGATGCAGAGAAGGTAGGTGGTTACAACAGCGCAAATGCAGCCACCGCGTGGAAGGAGCGCATTCTTCCGGCTCCGCTACGTCAACTGAAACCCCCTGATGGTATCACCGACTACGGAAGGGGCATTTCACTGACAGACCTCTCACCGGTGGCTGTAGTGGTAGGACTTGACCTGCATTTTAACATGCTTAAATTGGCCTATGCTTCACTCTGCCTCCATCGAGGGGCTGGCAGTAACACTGACAGTGAGGGAGATCGTATTGGAGGAGACCGTGACCGCACGCCGGATAAAGGACTTCAGAAACCTGTTTGCTTCATCGCAACAAATGAAGACCCCCAAATACCCATTGGCGAAGAGGGACTCCTCCTTCCTGGGGCAGGTGGAATGGTTTCCGCACTGCGCACCGTATCAGGTCGGAACCCTGACGCCGTGTGCGGAAAACCGCACGTTGACATGGCGCGGATAATGTTTGAGGCAGAGGGCATCACCGATGCGCGTCAGTGCCTGATGGTGGGTGACCGCCTGACAACTGACATTGCCTTTGGTAACGCCGCTGGTTGCCGCACGCTATTTGTCCTCAGTGGCGCAGAGTCCATGGCGGACATTGCGAGGGCAAAGAGCACCGGGGATTCGCAGCTCCTTCCTGAGTTCGTTGCGCCTTCGTTAGCCTCCTTGATGCCTGATGCACGTGACGACTAA